A window of Agelaius phoeniceus isolate bAgePho1 chromosome 25, bAgePho1.hap1, whole genome shotgun sequence genomic DNA:
ctttctgcattttaaatcaCTTCAGAAACCCACTCAGGGCTGGCTGGTGAAATGTTTGTGTTTCTGTGGTGAAACTTTAAATTAAACTCAGCCTGTCCCAGTCCAGGGGTGCTGGGAACATTGGGATGTTCCTGATTTGTGCAAGGATTTTTGTCAGATGGAGCTTCCAAACCCCAGAGCTCTCAGCCTGatgcaagaagtcaaaaaacCCAGATTTGAGcccaatttttttctgtgctggtGTCTCTTACCCAATGACTTGGACTGTGCTTGGCTCTTCCAGACAGTGATTTGATAGAAAACCTCTCCAAAAGCAAAAAGCCCAAGCTGGACCTGGTTTTTGAGGAATGGGATGTGGCTGGGCTGCCATGGTGGTTTTTAGGGAATCTCAGAAGCAATTACAAATCCAGGAGTAACGGATCCACGGATATTCAGACTAACCAGGTGTGTAAAGAAGGGCCTCATGTCCTCTTCTGTCCTCTTTTGACTTCCAAGGAAATCaaatattctggtttttttctccctttccccttcccactCCGGGATTTTCAGCCTTTTTCCCACTCTGGGCCTTTCTCTTTGGGTGGTTGGTGaattttagggtttttaaatCAACCAAACTCTTTTTCTCAAGGCCCTCAGAGGTGCCTGGATTTCATGAGTTGCCCTTTTTTTTATTGGGGTGAACATTGTAGGGTGGTGGCCACGCTGAAAGGGGGAGATGGAAAAGGTGGAAgttggaaaaagggaaaatggtgAGGTGGAAATTGGGAAAAGGGGAACTTGAGAGGTGGAAATTGGAAAAAGAGGAGCCTGTGAGGTGGAAATTGGGAAAAGATTGGGAAAAGGGGAACTTGTGAGGTGGAAATTGGAAAAGAGGGGAACTTGAGAGGTGGAAATTGGAAAAAGAGGAGCCTGTGAGGTGGAAATTGCAAAAAAGGGGAATCTGAggtaaaaattttaaaaatggaagcctgtgagggggaaattgggaaaagaGGGAACTTATGAGGTGGAAATTGGGGAAAGGTTGCAAAAGGGGAGCCTGTTAGGTGGGAATTGGAAAAAAGGGAATCTGTGAGGGGAAAATTTTAAGAATGGAAACCTGTGAGGTGGAAATTGAGGAAAGGTTGGGGAAAGGGGAGCCTGTGAGGTGGGAATTGGGGACAGGGTGAGCCTGTGaggtgaaaatggaaaaaggggaatctgtgaggggaaaattttaaaaatggaggCCTGTGAGGTGTGAATTGGGAAAAGGAGTGCCTGTGAGGtggaaattggaaaaaaattgaatcTGTGAggtaaaaattttaaaaatggaagcCTGTGAGGGGGAAATTGGAAAAACCTGAGTTGGtgagggggaaattggggaaagaGGGAACTTAGGAGGTGGAAATTGGGGAAAGGTTGCAAAAGGGGAGCCTGTTAGGTGGGaattggaaaaaaaggaatctgTGAggtaaaaattttaaaaatggacacCTGTGAGGTGGAAATTGGGAAAAGGGGGGCCTCTAAGGGAGAAATTGGGAAAAGAGAAGCCtgtgaggggaaaattgggaaaatggcAGCCTATGAGgtggaaattgggaaaaaactGAGTTggtgagaaggaaggagggaactTGTGAGGTGGAAATTGGGGAAAGGTTGGGAAAAGGGGAGCCTGTGAGGGGAAGATTGGGGAAAGATGAGCCTGTGAGGGGGAATTGGAGAAAAGGGAATCTGTGAGGGGAAAATTTTAAGAACGGAAACCTGTGAGGTGGAAATTGAGGAAAGGTTGGGAAAAGGGGAACCTGTGAGGTGGGAACTGGGGACAGGGTGAGCCTTGAGGTGGGAATTGGAAAAAAGGGAATCTGTGAGGGGAAAGTTTAAAGAATGGAAACCTGTGAGGTGGAAATTGGGGAAAGGTTGGGAAAAGGGGAACCTGTGAGGGGAAGATTGGGGAAAGATGAGCCTGTGAGGGGGAATTGGAAAAAAGGGGAATCTGTGAggggaaaattttaaaaatggaggCCTGTGAGATgaaaattgagaaaaggggGGGCGTGTGAGGCAGAAATTTTCAAAAGGGCTGTCTGAGGGCAGGGATGTGCCCGGGGCGTTGGAAATTGTTGGGAGAGGAAAATGGGACAATGCTGAATGTGGAGCTGCTCCTAAAtggtttttcctgtttttttcccctcaggacaTTGACACTGCCATAGTTTCAGACACCACCGATGACCTGTGGTTCCTCAACGAGTGTCCCCTGgaccagggcactgctgggctcaaGGTGGAAGTGCTGGACTGTGAGGAGGTCAAAGAAGGTGACACCACCAAGGTACCTCTGGCAcagttttctctgttttaattCATCCCATGCTGCCCTTGGAAAGGCTGGATCTGTTCCCATCCAGAGGCTAAATCCTGTTTAGAAAAGGCTGTCACCATTCCTCATGTGTTTGATGGTTTTCCTGCTTGGGTTTTGGTTTAAATTCAATTTTTCAAGGCATAAAATCAATTGAAAATGAATTAAACTTCTCGCAGCGACTTAAGCGGGTTTCTAACCAATATCTGCAAGAGTTATAAATCAAAAATCATGGAATTAAGTTTagaaaaggcttttaaaaattgAGTCTAGCTAAAAACTCAATGAGGAAAATCTGATCATGGTAAACCAGCAAAAGTTACCAACATTCTGCAAAAGAACCACTGCAAAAACGGGTTTTAATTCACTTTTAGAAGTGATTTAATGAGCAGGGTGATGCTGTAATCATTTAATTTGGGGtgtgcaacaccaggcaaacgATAAATAGGGAATATTCCAACATTCCCACCCTCTGACAGTGCTTTTCTGGAATTCCAGGTGCCTGAGGATGTGTGCTTGGATGAGTTGGAGGATTCCCAGTGCCTGAGTGATGACACGGACACAGAGGCTGCTTCCGAGGTGGGAATTCCTTGGGATTACCTGGGGCTGGAAGGGCTCATCCCACAtctgctgctggttttggggtgggaaaagcTGATTTTCGTGTGGgtttctgaaaagaaaagtGGCTGGGTGTAGTTATGTTAATAGCCAGGCATGGTTTATTAAGGGTTTTAATAAGATTTTAATTCCATGTTGTCCTCTGGATGGAAAATCTGGAGGATTGTCTTTGGAAGGGATTTGGAAATCTCAAGTAGCACTTTATAATCTCTCAAAAAGTCAGAATTTTAATGGTTTTTAGCAGAATTTTAATGGTTTTAGCAGAATTTTCCAGCCTGGAATAAATGGGGATGTCCCTGGCTTTGGACAGCTGAGTCCTGGCTCTGCActtgtgcagctcctgccctttTCTGTGAGATAATGAATTAATAAATCCATTAATTGTGCAGATTCAACAGCTGGTAAGTGATGGGtgagcctggaaaaaaaattcctgccaTGTTCCAGGAGCTCTCCCCTTGAATTTTGAGCAAAATAttgaaaattcttttaaaattaaataaaaataagctgCCCCAACTTGGATACTTCCAGAGGgctgggagagaggaaggagaggaattCATGAGGGACAGATCCAGGATTAATCAATCCCAAGCCACAAAATGTTGATTTTCCAGCTTATAAATCGCtcataaataaatttttttttaacgaCGCTTCCTTGCTACTTTTCCCACATGGCCAAAACGAGGAATACCcaaaaataaattgatttttttttttttttgctggaatTTTTGCCTTAAATCCCTCAGGATTGCTGGCAATGCTCCAAGTGCAGGAAATTCAACTCTCCGGGAAAAAGGTACTGCTTCCGCTGCTGGGCCCTGCGCAAGGACTGGTACAGGGActgccccaaactgccccattccctgtccctttccAACATCAATTCCATGGAAAACCAGGAGCAGGATGAAGGGATGGATGTCCCAGACTGCAGGAGGACGATCTCAGCCCCGGCTGGCCAACCCAAACACCTTTTCCTGGGAGAAACCAAACCCCAAGGCTCCATCGAGTCCTTGGATTTggcacaggaggggaaaaatCGGGATTTTGCCAAGCTGAAGAAAGAGGAGGAGATGGAATCTTTGGAGAGCATCAAAACCCTGCTGAATCCCTGcttcctgtgccagcacaggccTCGGGATGGGAATATTGTCCACGGAAGGACTGCTCACCTGGTGGCCTGCTTCAGGTGTGCCAGGATGCTGAAGAAGAAGAGGTCGCCATGTCCCGTGTGCAGGAAGGAGATCAAGATGGTCATCAGGATCTTCATGGGGTAGGGAGGATTCCTGCCCCTAAAGTAACCCCAAAATCTGGATTTTTTGCACTCAAGGCTCTATTACAGTATGTGCAGGAAGGAGATCAGGATGGCCATCAGGATCTTCataaaataaccccaaaatctggATTTTTGCACTCAAATCCCAATTTCAGTGTGTGCAGAAAGGAGATCACGATGGTCATCAGGATCTTCataaaataaccccaaaatttgggtttTTGCGCTCAAATCCCAGTTTCAGTATGTGCAGAAAGGAGATCATGATGGCCATCAGGATCTTCataaaataaccccaaaatctggATTTTTGCACTCAAGTCCCAATTTAAGTGTGTGCAAAAAGGAGATCACGATGGCCATCAGGATCTTCataaaataaccccaaaatatgGATTTTTGCACTCAAATCCCAATTTAAGTGTGTGGAGGAAGGAGATCAGGATGGCCTTCGGGATCTTCATGaaataaccccaaaatttggatttttgcaCTCAAATCCCAATTTAGGTGTGTGCAGAAAGGAGATCAGGATGGCCATCAAGATCTTCATGGCCTAGCAGGACCTTCTACTCCTAAACCCCAAAAATAGGGTTTTTTGCACAAAAACCCCAATTCCAGAGCTCGGTCTGCAGGATCAAGATGGTCATCAGGATCTTTATGGGATAGCAGGACCTTGTGCAcctaaaataaccccaaaatgaAGATTTTTGCACTCAATCCCCAATCCCAGAGCTCAGCCAGTGAAACCAAAGAGTACCAAGATTTAATCCCATCAAGAATCCTCTGCAGGATCCACTTTTTCATGGAATTCACCTCGAGATCAAAACCCCAGCTTggaaattttcccaatttctcaTCTTCAGCCCGATTTTATCCCTCGGGATTCTTTCTCCTGACCAAGAACAGCAGATTTGGGAAAAAGTGAAACCTTTggaatggtttttttttcccataaatcCCAACTTGTGCAATTC
This region includes:
- the MDM4 gene encoding protein Mdm4; this translates as MSFPNSTQPPGAGNSCRITLGQANQVVPKLPLLRILQAAGAQGDSFTLKEVMHFLGQYIMARQLYDKRQQHLVHCGGDQLGELLGLQSFSVKDPSPVYEMLKRNLSPAALPDAAQTLPKEQSVAKPSPDQLQLSQEEGSDSGILEGDSRTSAPATSEPKCDTCEDSDLIENLSKSKKPKLDLVFEEWDVAGLPWWFLGNLRSNYKSRSNGSTDIQTNQDIDTAIVSDTTDDLWFLNECPLDQGTAGLKVEVLDCEEVKEGDTTKVPEDVCLDELEDSQCLSDDTDTEAASEDCWQCSKCRKFNSPGKRYCFRCWALRKDWYRDCPKLPHSLSLSNINSMENQEQDEGMDVPDCRRTISAPAGQPKHLFLGETKPQGSIESLDLAQEGKNRDFAKLKKEEEMESLESIKTLLNPCFLCQHRPRDGNIVHGRTAHLVACFRCARMLKKKRSPCPVCRKEIKMVIRIFMG